Genomic segment of Paenibacillus polymyxa:
TCTCCATTCAATCGACCCGCAAACGATCTCATTCGTTATGCGGGTTTTTCTATTCCCTAAATCTCAAATTGCTCCTTGTTTTGTGAAATATAAAGTGCTAAACTGAGTTCAAACAGTAATTTAAACAACGTTTTAATTATTGTTTGAAAAGTCATTTACATAAAATCGTCCCATTTCATTCATCCGTTATGATTGGACGAAATAGGAGGAGGAAAAACATGAATCACCCAGACAAAAAACAACAAACCAAAGAAAAAATCTTAGACGCTACGCTGGAATTTATTCAAAAGGAAGGTTTTGAGGCGGTTACAATCCGGAAAATTGCCGAGCTGTCTGCTACTAATATTTCTTTAGTTAATTATTATTTTGGCTCTAAGGAAAATCTGCTCAGTGAAGCTATTGAAGTGATATTAAATGGCTTTCAACATACCTTTTCTATTTTGGACAATACAACGATGCCCCCCCAAGATAGACTGAAACAATTTTTACTTAACTATCTGCAGGTCATTCGTCAATATCCAGAGCTTCTTTCGCGAATTATTGCCATGGGCAGCACGTCCTTTACATCTCAACAGGAATACGGAAGGTTTTTAAACATAATGGGATTTCCAAAGGTTCAGAGCACGATCAAGGAGCTGACAGGTGAGCAACAGCCGGAGCGCTTGTTAGCAATGATGCTGCAAATATTTGGAGCTATTTTTCTGCCTGCACTGATGAGTCCAATTCTTGAATCAGGGGCAGTTGTGGAAATACCTTCAATAGAGGAACAATTAAATCTGCTGTTCGAAAGATATTTTGATCAAAAATAAATCATAGGAGTGACTAATATGAATTTTTTGAGAAAATATTGGCAAGATGCAGGGGCTATAATCGGTGTGGTTGTATGTATTGTTTTACTTATGAATCCAGCTATCCTTTCGGATATAACAGGCATGTTATGGTTGAGTTTTGTGGCTATATTGTTTCATCAATTTGAGGAGTACCGCTGGCCTGGATATTTTGCTGGTTTATTTAACAATGTTATGTTTAAAAGTGACACACCGGATCATTACCCTTTAAACACTCAATCAGCGATGATTATCAATGTGGCAATTGCCTATGTGTTTTATCTGCTTCCCGTATGGTTTCCGCAAGTAATCTGGCTTGGACTCGCACCAGTTTTTATGGGATTCTTTCAGGTCGTTTGGCACGGCATCGTTGTCAATATTAAAGCAAAAACCTTATATAATCCTGGCTTGTTTACGGCACTTCTCCTGCATGTTCCAGTCGGAATCTGGTATATTCATGAAATAGTACAGCGAGACATCCCAACGGCAATAGACTGGATTGCGAGTACGATCTACTTTGTTTTTGCTGTATACATCTTCATCATTAAAGGGAATATATGGTTGAAGAAGAGTGACTCTCCTTACTCCTTTTCTAAACAACAGCTGGGAGCTTATGGTCGTAAATAGGGTATGTTAGAAAATCATCAATGTCCTTGTTTACAAGTTGGAAACAAGTAGAGGTATTCCGGAAATGAGGTTCGGTTACACTTGGTTTGTACCCAAGAACAAGGAAAGAGTGATCTTATAATGAAGCATACACATCAATCTTATGATCGTAAAAAGTTGGCTTACAAGCTAATCACCACTAGTGCTTTATTGGCTATAGGTTTTGCTGTGACGACAGGATGCAGCAATAGCGGGGAGGAAAAATCAACTGCTCCTACTAGAGCAGAAACAGTCACACCCCCTGCTAGTTCTACAGATCAAAACACGGATCTCAATACTAATGGGCAAGGCTCAACCTCTACCCATCAAGAACCTGCCAGTAGTACAGCTTCATCTCACGGTAAACACAGCTCCGCAGCTGCTATACTCAGTGCAGCCAAGCAGGGGACCTTACCGAATTTGCCTAAAGGTCTTGGCTTGGGAACTAGTAGCGATTTGTTATTCGAGCTGTGGGGGAAATCCGAGTCAGGTTCTACAGGTCCTATGA
This window contains:
- a CDS encoding DUF4309 domain-containing protein, encoding MKHTHQSYDRKKLAYKLITTSALLAIGFAVTTGCSNSGEEKSTAPTRAETVTPPASSTDQNTDLNTNGQGSTSTHQEPASSTASSHGKHSSAAAILSAAKQGTLPNLPKGLGLGTSSDLLFELWGKSESGSTGPMRSYAKYHTDIMLDGSDNVTEITSSDPDYKKLLIKQVVDELGKPTETVDTSRDIPDTAEANYTINNTSGLSYYLVFSYQTKTQKINYIRLYFNSKTP
- a CDS encoding HXXEE domain-containing protein, giving the protein MNFLRKYWQDAGAIIGVVVCIVLLMNPAILSDITGMLWLSFVAILFHQFEEYRWPGYFAGLFNNVMFKSDTPDHYPLNTQSAMIINVAIAYVFYLLPVWFPQVIWLGLAPVFMGFFQVVWHGIVVNIKAKTLYNPGLFTALLLHVPVGIWYIHEIVQRDIPTAIDWIASTIYFVFAVYIFIIKGNIWLKKSDSPYSFSKQQLGAYGRK
- a CDS encoding TetR/AcrR family transcriptional regulator, with product MNHPDKKQQTKEKILDATLEFIQKEGFEAVTIRKIAELSATNISLVNYYFGSKENLLSEAIEVILNGFQHTFSILDNTTMPPQDRLKQFLLNYLQVIRQYPELLSRIIAMGSTSFTSQQEYGRFLNIMGFPKVQSTIKELTGEQQPERLLAMMLQIFGAIFLPALMSPILESGAVVEIPSIEEQLNLLFERYFDQK